The window GTTTGCCGGTGCCCCCGTGGGAAGGGTTGTCAGTACTCCTAGGCAGATCCGAGAAGGAAGGGCTGTTGAGGTGGATTTAAAAATTAATGCCGATGCAAAAATTCGAAAGGATGCCCTTTTCCAAATTGTTGACGTGGGAATGCTGGGAGACAAGGCCATAGCGATAACCCCTAAGGGAACGACCGCCCCTTTTTTGAGGAATGGAGACAAGGTCCGGGGAAGCCGGGCCTCGACCCTGAGCGATGTGACAAGCCAAATTGCTCCTTTGATTAGTTCTGCCACCCAACTGCTTGAAGGAGCGGGAACGATCGTAAACCGAATCAATCAGAATGTGCTTACCGACGAAACGGCAGCTGATCTGCGGGCAACGATTAAAGAGCTTCGTATGGTTTTAACCCGCACCGAT is drawn from Methylacidiphilum infernorum V4 and contains these coding sequences:
- a CDS encoding MlaD family protein: MEPKNLEIKVGLFLLIGLAILGGLIIYFGRYGEKFRPSYQITVEFPNAYGLIKGAPVQFAGAPVGRVVSTPRQIREGRAVEVDLKINADAKIRKDALFQIVDVGMLGDKAIAITPKGTTAPFLRNGDKVRGSRASTLSDVTSQIAPLISSATQLLEGAGTIVNRINQNVLTDETAADLRATIKELRMVLTRTDQLIADAQYGKGPLAKLLNDPEISENLSAFVFNLRKKGILFYSDVAAKQEAKGTPVQHPVIKAKLEKSK